gggtaacgagatatgaattattggtgtttgaggattttgagtttagcgggaattgggaagcgttaactATAATTAACGGgtaagcggaaagtaccaattttgcccttgtgatggttttagaggcttaagatgaaacaagggtattttggtcaatttagggaggatatatgtgactttaGGTGGCTGTTGGCTGTAGAAAGTGGTAGACTAAACAGGACAAAAACAGAGACTCTCATCTTCCTTTCCCGTACacaatttccttcattcttcctttgaggtttttgagttctaggtggggattcaagctaggaaactCAAGGGCTGGCTTGGTGgtcttggttcaaccattgaagaagGTTCAAATCTGactttgaggtgagttttagtcacaGGTTTCAGGTGTTGCTAtgttttcgttttagttttcaattcatggtttttgatgtgggaagtgagaatcaaagggggtttttgtgttgttttgattggggtttgatgagggtgagctatgggtgttatttgggggtttaaatgagtgtttggaggaggtttggagttggttcgaaaggttagttccaagggaaaacgcaggggagagttggctggcgcgtgctggtttcttggctggtttgcgtaatgagccgcggcctgtctatggtgtgccgcAGCCTGAGTTGGCTTAAAAGGTGAAAATGgccctgtcaggagggtgagccgcggcatggctctggtgagccgcgacccatcagggcagatttagccaaaaaggtgtttttagcttggggattcaaaccttaggcctcggggttgaacctagtacctagttgagttatgtttgatgtcccggaggctagatcttggtttgggaaccctcaattatcatttttattgatgaatcctatattttggttatgaccaggtgaccgtcgaggaatttaaaggttgatcgttctcaggggtcgttcatatattaattctcactcgaaccagaggtaagaaaacaatgtatgaatacagttgcaccctgtataggtatatgacatgcatggtttgatattggagcatgttggttggtatatgtggacgtggattgcatattaaatgctgatgtacgctgattacctgtttaagacactgactagtcagggaccgactctaaagtcgagaatctcgcattgaatggctctatggcattaatgctagaccgaccctagggtcgaagaacttataagcgcttgtctggtctacgaccagatgtctatagccaaggtatatgaccccggtgaccgtttgtcacatggctaagggacgttgtccatagtttcgactctagagtcgtgaggaaggttatgttggtgactaatcaccatacacctgtcctgaccaagcttatgaaagaatcacttatcagttaagccctggtgaccctatcgtcacatggctagagggagcgatgctcattattgtgacttttggctattgtcacctatttgttggactgatagtcctgaatggttattatgatcgttgttgatattatatcatgctatattgtgttttcttgctgggccttggctcatgggtgctttgtggtgcaggtaaagggaaggaaaagcttaaccaaccctgagtggagagcttgggcgatgtgatgtataaacagggccgcttgaccgccacggtcaaggagttcttagagggactaggggtttaccctacttttgccgcttaggccggcggggattgtaaatttgaaactgtagcgactcttttgtattatggacatcttgtaaacattttaaaaggctcatgagcagtttatttacttaatgaaatgtaccctttcctttttgctggttttcaccttaacctgataataacatttagatcacgtttttaaccaaaggactcgggtagcaagtcaaatttctggttcactgttcaccgtaactgttctggggtaaccagggcgttacaacaccatcgaaccaccattaaGCAACAtggattttttcatgaaaatcatgattttgaaggccccatcgagctggcatcgagcaccatcgaaccacatcaattttctgcagatttcaaagttccagatctgaaaaaaatcacaaaaaaaaaactcaaaaatcatgcccagatctgttcgaaatgcagtattttagtgtcctaagtgacAAATACTTGTCATTATATTGAGTTCTCTTgtattttaccttacccatggatttttttttctagagagagaattgaGATGAATGGGTCGAggaagagagagggaagagaggagAGGAAGTAGATGGAAaaaattatgagaggggtattttaggtattgtcaaaagaattgacatttttttaaatgatttaaatgtcTAACATTTTTTTTGACTTAGAACCTCTCATTAAatataaaaactcaaatttccctttacaTTTGAGATTTCCCTTCGTTCTTAaagaataatgaaaataaatttttGGACAAAGATATAAAATTTgctcaagttggtgatcccacaAAGATGTAAAATTTATGTTTTATTCTTCTTTACTTTTGTTCTTGTTTCTTTCTTCCACTCTtaatatttacttgtattatttatGCTTTGAGTAATATCTTTCTTCTATATATCTTTATCTTTtctattacttttattttttgcAAATGAATTGTAACACTTGTGGTTATAATTCACCTTGTCTTTTATAACATTTTGTGTAtttgatttttattattttcgttggaataaatatatattctctaaatgaTCAAACGTGAGCTAGAAAAGCAAGAAGCTAGCTATTTGtggaacatatatatatattatgttatttaaataaacaaaaatctattttttaattgttaccgAACTCTCCATCATttttcgaaaaaaaaaaaaaattcaaaacagaTTAATCATCCAACCCAATTAGTTAGGTTGGAGTAATATTAACTTTAGattttgttttactttttatataattttctataatttttttttcatttttaaaataatttttaaaacatTAACAATTCAATGAGAAGATTTCTCTTGTGTtacttttatgtattttttttaataaattaattctatgTAGTTGAGCCTGACCTTGTTTGTACAGTTCCCACTTGTTAAAATAGTATTTACAaattaggggcattttagtcattaaaCAAATTGCCGGGGTAAAAATCTGAGGAATTTTATCGGTTTCTTCTATTTATTTAGAAATGGAATATGAAATGAAGTCACACAACACAGAGGAAAGCTTGGGTGCCTTTTGTGCTTTCCTCTCTCAATTATTTTGTGCAGTATCTCATAAAAGAGAGACCAAAACTTTCTCTCTGATTTCCCTTCTTGGGTTTTGATTTACTATTTATTTTGgttttacatttatttcaaacTAATTCTCAAAATCCATATTCATATTTTGGACCCAATTGATCGGTTCTTCTACTCattcatttttaattaaaataattttgaaGAAAAGTACCATAAGAAAATGGTGTCGGCGAACAAGGAAATGGTGGTCTATTGCTTCGATACTCTTGTCTCCTACTACAACAACGAAGAGGTTCCTCCTCCAGCTTTCGATGATGGTCAACAGTAATTATTCCTCTTTCTTTGtatttctgtttttttttattaaaatatcataGAATCTATACATCATACATTCGTGTATGTGTTTTTTTTGTGTATGTATGCATGTGGAATTTGGATGTTTGAACACTATCTTTTGACTGATCGTGATGCTTTGAGCTTAGAAGTCCCCATCTTTTTGGGTTTCATCTGAAATAATCGAAAGATGTGaatttcttaatttattttgtgTTGTGTGTGGTTCAGTGGCGTTAAGTTATCGAAAGTTTAAACTATTACTGCGTTTAGGTCTAAAGGGCGATCTGGGATTTCATTTTTATgtcttttattgttatttttatgattttttcttGAAAAATTCTGGTTTTTGAATTGACAATATTGGCTTCGTGGGTTTCCTACAGCTCATTTGCTTGATCAATTTGAGTTCTAACCGAGGACTCCTTTTTCATAAAGTAGTATTTGTTGATACACAATAATGCAACCACATGGTGAAGTGTATACTCAACTCACTTAAACCATTATAGTTTTCTTACACTTTTCTATATTTTCTTTCTTGTCCCCATCATTCACATTTTGGATTTTTGAGCGAAGGACTAGGCGAATAGAGGCAGTGTCAAGCAGAGAAATTATTACTATGGAATAAAGGCGTAATCTTTCTGGTTaatatttttgtgatttatttgcaAGCTTTGTTCCACCTCCAATGTTGAGCTGACATTGGAGGTTAAATATTCAAATTCCCCTTTCCCttataaaagataataataattattagcgAGCTTTGTCAATTTGAAGCAATACGCTATTTGTAGCTGAGTCAATCTTTCTAAATATACTTGAATTGTATAAAAAAACTGTTCCAAGGAAGAAATCTGGGAGGAATATGACTGGTTTCCAACTCCATTTCGGACCTGCTTTGCCTATGATGTTATCTTTCATGGTGTTTCTAATCTATACTTAGTTGTTTTTGTTCATTTCAAATAATTTCGTGCTAAGTGATTTACTACAATAAGAAACGGCAATCTTTCTAGTTTTCCTTGTTATTTTTCATGGTCTTTACACAAAAACATAaatgtgtttgtgtgtgtgtataCACATGTAAATCTGTTCTTTCAGTTTTCACAATGTAGAAGAAATGTAGATATTTATAATTTTTCCTGCGATAATCTTAATATATTTTATCTGTTATCTGCTATTCTGATATTGATAACACTCTGTTCTTAGCCCATTGTTTGTCACATGGAAAAAAGCTGTAAATGGCGGGGAACCTCGTCTACGTGGATGTATTGGAACTCTGGAAGCTCGGTGGTTGGTTAATGGGTTCAAGGATTATGCTCTAAACAGGTATCATAAAATATGAATTTCATGTCTAATGGTCACAACTCAAATCATGTAAATTCGTCTGCCTGCCTGTTTACTGTATCTTCAGGTATTTGAGAACTATACCTCACACACAATATGGTAAAAATGGTAGTTCGGTTGCCTCAATTTCGTTTTTGTTGTGGGATATTAAACCAAGATTCTATCATCATCTTACCATCAACAACCTCTATATGAGGTTCTTTGTTAAGTTAGCTTATGTTTTTAGCTGTTCTTTGTTTGTGATATTTTGCAGTGCTTTGAAGGATCGCAGATTTCCTCCCATACTTGCCAAAGAATTGCCCTCTTTGGAGTGTACAGTTTCGGTTTTGACTGATTATGAAACCGGTGACAACCATCTTGATTGGGAGGTATGTGTCTCTTAATTTTTGTCTCTCAGACATTTAATTCATGTTCTTACTCCAGAAACTGTTGAAAAATCTTTACAATTGATGTCTAGTAAAATCTTCTGGCAGTAATATGTGATTTGTTTACAATATGCTCAAACATTTGTTAATTCCTACTGCTATACATTTGGATGTAAGAATTTCAGTCCATTGATGGGTTTGGTTATTCTGTGGTGATTGGATCAATTAACTCTCTGCATTCAATGTGAGATTTAGCTATATACAAGAAGCATGTTCCCATATAATACTTTGGGAAGATAATTAATACTTTAATGTGTATGAAATCCAGTTATTCTTCTGGTTACCCGACTGTTGCAGGTTGGAAAGCATGGTATAATCATTGAGTTTATTGATCCTGATAATACAAGGCGAAGTGCCACATATTTGCCTGAGATAGCCGCCCATGAAGGTGACTCTTTCCACCTTTTATGAACTGAAATTATCATGAGCATTACTGTATGTGTGTGACAGACAGTTACTTAATAGGAAGTTCCCCTTTCAGAATATTATTACTTAATTGGTATTTTTAATAATATCAGCACGTATAGTAACTAATTCTTTGCATTGGCCTCGTGGGATGAAGTTTCAATTGAAGTTCATTACAGAATTCATATTAGTCATTTCAAGGAACTACAAAATCACTTTTACAACCGATGACCCTGCAAATCGGGTTTCTAGTGCTCATAATTGCTCTCGTGCACTATTATGTCAAATTCAAATGATAGTATAAAACAGGCAAGGGATTGTGGCATACCTCCTGCTGCCATGTAGTATGTTGTAATCCTTTGTTTACTTCTTTATTTGAATAAGAAACTTTCTAGTTTCTCTTGTGATGTGTCTTTAGGAACTTTAGAGGTTTCATTCTCAAGTCCATGTATTTCATTTAGTTTCGTGTGTTTGCAGAAATGTTTTGTCTAACTAGTTGTACGCTTCTTCTGTTCGAATCGGGTTTCAGGCTGGACAAAAATAGAAGCTATTGACTCCTTAATGCGAAAATCAGGGTTCAGCGGCACCATCACCGAATCTCTCAGGAAGAAGATCAAGCTGACCCGTTACCAGAGCACATTATGTACTATGCAATACAGTGACTATATATCCTATGTCAGGGCAACCAGAGGTGCAGCTCCATCTATTGTTGGGAGCAAGCCTGGCTACCATTGATTTCCCAAACTGCTTTCCTCTAAAGACCAGAAAGCTAGTTTGGTCTCAGCAAAAAAcatttattttcaattaatataaTCTGGGCTGGAATAGATTTGTTGCCCAGATTGCTGTTTTAAAATTTCTGCTACTGTTTATATCATTCTTCAAATTCATTTGATTTTGAAGAAAGAAACTGAAATCACTGGCTGAGTTCTAAGGTTTCTTTGTCTCAGCTACTACCACAAAACATTCATGTTCTTGCAGCTTCTCTTGGAAAGCTGTACTATGTAAAACTTGATAATGACTCATAATTATCATGAATTATTTATCTGCCATATCATGTTTGATATTTATTCCAGTTGCAAGCTATTATGTAATCCATATCCCATTCCCATCTAGGTCTAGCTCAAGTGTTTTTGTTTCACTCGGAAAAGGGAGATAAAGCCTTGTTTGGATCTTGTATTATTATTCTCTAGGAGAAATTTGATGAGGGAAGAGTGAAAAAAGATGGGTgaaatatttttctaaaatattaaaagatatttttaaTTCTATAACGTTATACTatgtatgagttttttttttagaaaaatattttttttgtttgaatacAAACATGAGAAAATGTAATCTTTggaattttttatttgaaaaaatatcatttttgtcCCTTAACTTTTGACACTATGATTGTGTCCCAAAAAATATAGtctgataatttttttttttggtgaactATTGATACTATTACATAAAATAATTAGCATTTTTGTCTACAAACTTAAACAACTACCAAATTGtgtctcatttaattataaaaattttaaaatatatttttctattagttcttaaaaaattattaaaaaattcaataaaaaactaaaattatttaaaattcattttaaatacatttaagttaaaaaatattttttaaaagaaaaactaaattgtcacaattaaaaaaaatatatattcccttctcctttattcttttttattaattttttaattactttttattctttcatttttaccccctaaaatcattttaaaaactatatatataaagtattataaatttataatgtattaaatttaaaagaaatatataaaacttaattaattaaaaatattgggCAAAAGTGAAagaatagaaagtaattagaaaaatatattaaaaaaaataaagaagaagaagtgaatatgttttttttttatttgtaacaattttgtttttcttttaaattattttttcaaacctaaatgtatttaaaaagaattttaaataattttattcttttattgaatttttttaataatttttttctaattttttaagaactaatagaaaaatatattttaaaatttttataattaaatgtggcaTAATATAGTAGTTGTCAAAGTTTGGGGAGaaaaatactaattattttatACAAATCATAATAGAGGACACGATCTGATATCATCAATAATTCAGGAAAAAAATTTAACTGATCGTATATATTAGGAGACAATTTATTAGTGTAAAAAGTTCAGAGGATAAaaaagcaattttttttttaaattttggtaagggaacttttttttttttttttttttttggcaaggGAACTTAATTAAAGGTACAATAAAAAGCTGCCTAAATGGAGTATTCATTATCTTTGTTGCAATAGAGTGTGAGTGTCACTAAAGCTATGCTTTAATGTTATCATGCTTTGAGACCATCTTCAATCATAACATCATTTTGATGTATAATCAATCTCATTTTATTACATTTTTCAATCAAATTACTATTTCATTTTCAATCCATTACTTCAAATTTTACATAAAAGGGGATattattcttttattcttttttattattaataattaatttaactaatATTAATCTTAAATAAATATTAACATTATCAAATTATCAGGAAAGCAAAAGAAAAAATGAAGAGCAAACTTCAACAATTATTGATACTATCAAAGAAGAGCAACGACAATTTATAGAAATTCTCAAAAAAGGCAACAAAGACAGGTAACAAAATTATCAATTTTAAATGCTACGAgctgaaaatgagaaaaaaaaattagataagaCTCCATATcaagaagaaaataaaattttaggAAAAGATTTAAACTCGATAAGCAATCTAATACTACGTGAGCATTTTCAAAATGAATAAATCAAGATTTTGCAGAAAAGTTATCAACAGGGCCAAGcatcttaaaatatttttaatagtaTTGGTCACTATTTTAATGATATTGGAGGATTTAATAATGATCTCCCAGATTATTAAATAATTGTTCTAGTTTATACTGGTAgttgttgttcttttttttttttaattattgttgattttcattttgtattttaaattttgtaatatttaagtttttaatattaatgtattttatttatgttcttcattttttattttatatatatttttatctatttttgcaaaaaaaattggtataatattttaaatcttaaaaatgaaataataataataaatagttaaataaatatataaaaagatatatattataaattatgagggtatatttgtatttttccCTCTTCCCTCAAAGTAAGTATTCACCCTATTATAGATGGTGACTAGGACAATTACATTATTTTGATGCTATATTTGATGTTGGGTTGGAGATGAACTTTACACATATTTGATGTAAAAGTGGATTTCAGGACTACGTGTTAATTAGTATTATGTTTTGGtgcaaatattattattttattatttataatatttttttaaaatataaaatatttatttatatacattGATTGACAATTAAAaactcttttttatttatatacagataattaagaataaagtgtgttgcaccaaacaaaataataaataaagtggGTTGACTGGTAGTTAAGGGTTGGAAAATTTTTATCAATTAAAACTGGAAAAAAAATCAACAATATTTTGAAAACTTCTATATtctcttttaaaaaaattgattgggaaaacactacaaaaaataaaaataaaaatagaatttaaattttttattgttacaaaaaagtaaattatgtttattaaagCGGAGAAAATACAACATTTTCTACATCCGAAGTCGATGTGGTGAGCCAGACCACGTCTCCATCGGAGTAAACTTTCAGACTCAATCTCTCTCCTTTCATTTCTTTCCGACGAAGCAATTTTCCCCATTTTTCTCTCTGCAATTTCCTCTTTCGTTCCTTGCCTTTTCTGGGTGAGTCCTTTCCTTCATTATTTTATCAATTATGCTCGAATCTTCTCTTATTTTGATCGATATTTGAGAAATTTCCCCCTTTTGTTGTTTAGTAGGCGAATCGGAAAGTgctataattttctattttgtGCTGTAGCTTGTATTcgcttctttttctttcttttatttcatTGAGAATCTGTTTGACTGCTCAGAAAATGATGGGAAATTAAGTTTTTTTCTTTTCGTTTTGACCTGTTGAGGTTTATTTTAAGAGCATAGAATTGTAGATATCAACTCAAATTGGTAGTGAGTTTCGTCGCTTCAGTGAATTTTCGGACAAAATAATTACTTGTAAAGACTAAAATGTCAGGACTAGCTCTTTGAAACTGGCAATTTATGTTTCTTTTGCTTAAATCTATTGGTGATTTACACTAATCTGTAGTTTGATTACCGAGTTTTGTTTTTGTATTTGGGTTACACTTTTGGTCTATTTTCCTAATTTTATTCAGttttaatttttgataaattagTGTTGCATTTAGGGACGGCGAAAGAGGTGAATTCCAAAGATGAGTGCCAGAGGGTTAATATATAGCTTTGTTGCAAAAGGACATGTTGTTTTGGCAGAACACACATCTTTCTCCGGGAATTTTAGTACCATTGCCGTTCAGTGCTTGCAGAAGCTGCCCTCGAATAGCAGCAAACACACGTATTCGTGTGATGGATACACCCTCAACTTCCTTATTGACAATGCATTCGGTAATGATTTTTTCAGGTTAACTTGAAATTGTTTTCACATTTATAGCAGCATGAATAGTTGAAGATAATTCTTGGGGTTGCAGTTTTTCTTGTTGTTGCAGACGAATCAGCTGGGAGGAGTGTCCCTTTTGTGTTTCTTGAACGAGTAAAGGATGATTTTAGACAGCGATATGGTACGAGCATTAAAGATGAAGGGCCACATCCTCTTGCTGATGATGACGACGACGATGACTTGTTCGAAGACCGATTTAGCATTGCCTACAATCTTGATAGAGAGTTTGGGTGTGTATATGCTTATCACTACAAGAATCATAGTTGTTCTTTCTTGCAATGTTTATCAGCACAATAATGTCTTTTATTCTGACAGGCCAAAATTGAAGGAGCACATGCAGTATTGCATGGAACATCCAGAAGAAATGAGCAAGCTTTCTAAATTGAAGGCTCAAATCACTGAGGTCAAGGGTATTATGATGGACAATATTGAGAAGGTATTTCCCgttgcttttaattgatttagataaTGAGAATTATTTGGGAGATAGATAAGTAGGTTGTTTCTCCATTCCTTGATTTTGACTGTGAATTTGTTTTTCTTAAAACCATGAACTAAGACATcttaaatttaatattgttagAAGGATGCTCACTAGGATAGCAGCATCTCTGGTATGAATTTGAAAAGATTGGAAAAGGTCTTTTCAGATTTATACTATGCATCTCTGGTAGAGTTACTGGGTCCATGGTTTTGTCCCATGTAGTTTGCTGTTTAATTCCAAATGAGTAGTGATAATCTATGAGTCTATGAGTAATAAGCTTAGGTTTCCTGTTTCCCGAAGATCATATGTTTCAGTAGGACTCAGTTTTAAAAGACAGAGTTCCCAAACGAAGTTTGGGGAGATTCTTTTGTAATTTGTACCCacatgcatacatatatatattttatataatattgtGTTCATTTGAAAGTGGTTTAGAATAATACAACCTTGTCTACCTTTCTAGGCACTGCTTTTGATCACAATGTGAGTATCTTCCGTTACATTAATAGTTGGGAAATGTAGTGTGTCTTGACAGGCTTTCCTTTGTTTGAGTGAGATACTTATAGATAAATGTATTCATCAAATTATCAACAGAAAGGCCTTAATTAAACTTCTTTGAAAAGCTTATCTGGGTTATTCCCTCTGCATTCCAACCTGACAGGATTGTGAAAAGAAATCTATCTATATTTTTTTTGCAATACCTCATATTTAGCTTTCTCAAACGTTAAGGTGTTCATTTCTTCTTAAGCACACATGGATAGGTCAAGCATGCCCTTAGGTTACACAATAAGCTTAAATGGATGGAATCTTTCCCTCCACCTATATGTATTGTATTTTCTTTCCAATTCAATGGTGATAGTCAACCATACCcccaaaaaaaatattaaggtgGTGTGGTTATGTGTGAATATCATCCGATGCAGAAATACTTGAGCATGCAGCATGTCTTGTACGGTTTTTGTTTGTTCATCTGGAATGTTCTAGAAAGTTAAAATGCTATATGGAGCTATAGTAAATATTATCATTCACACAGACCCAAATTTTTACAATCTTTATATACTTATTTTCTTGTAAGCACTTATAATCCATGGATCTTTATTTGTTTGCATCATTTTTTCATGGTGGAAAGATAATAATGCACTGCGCTAAACTTTGCCTAGTTAATACTGGAACATCACACTGTAGTCCGACTTATTTATTGTCTTCTTTTTTGTTATTTGGGTATCTATGATAGGTGATTATTATGTCAATTAATTTTCATTAGGTGCAAAACCTTTGGCCAaaaccttgtcttcttctttctgGAAACTGAGTAGCCATGTTCTGACCATTCTCTCCTCTTCCTTTTACTCCTTGGCTCTGTATGAACCCTTATTCCACAGTTGACTGCCCACCAAGCTAACCAAGCATTCTTGTAACCTTTTTCCATCCTCTATGACCACCTCCTTCAGGAATGATGATGTTCTTGATACCGCCGTTCCTGAGTTTCgtaatttaaaaaaatgtttCGCATCTGTTTTGGAACACTTCCAATATCATATCACAAAAGGACGCATTCCTAAAGTGACTTTTGAAGTGAGAAATTTTTTTAACTTtcaaaagaaattcaaaactcTGCTAATCATAATGATGCATCAGTGGAGATAACGATGTCATATCCTGGGAGCTTAGTTCTCTCAGAATTCTAAACCGACCCTCCTACTTCAACCAAGAACAGCACAAAAGTTCTGTTCTAAATCTGTGGGACCATGACTCTTGAACTCTAAATTTTGTAAAAATCTGTGTGACATTATATAAGGATTGACATTAGGTGCTACAGTAAGTTGTCAGATTTTGTGCGCACACACACAAActtatacatatatgtatacttTTGGTATTTACTTGAAGTGCCATTATTCTTATTAATTGAAGAGATGAAAAGGGGTTAAAAGATTAACAATTGAATCAATGCTGAGGAGTTGATTTTCATCATCCATGTTTTTTCgtagtttctttattttattcatttattttttgcTTCTTATTCTATATTTTGTGCATGCTTGCAAAAGAGGTTTGGACTCTACGTTGAAAATGTAGGAGCAGTTTTGTTGTGAAAGTAGATTTCATTGTGGAAAATAGGAAAAAACGGCTGCCATATATGGCTGTGCTTGTGAAAGGCTTAGAACCTTTAGGTTCTGTTTGGAACCTGGATTTTAGGAGAAAAGTAAAACAAATTTCAAGGGACGTTATTTTCTTTTGTTTGGAACCAAACAAAAAACAAGAGGTTGTCTTGTTTTTTAATAGGAGTCAAATTTTTAATTCAGAGTAATTAGAATTTTTACCGATAGATTTCACTTGTAGAAGTGAAAAGTTtgcaaaatcttttttttttctcaatgaAATTTAAGAAGACCTTATTCCTCAATTTTTTCCCTTGCACATTTTTTCCATAGTAAAATTATAGTTTGAAACAAGCCTCGGGAAAttcatgttttgtttt
This genomic interval from Humulus lupulus chromosome 8, drHumLupu1.1, whole genome shotgun sequence contains the following:
- the LOC133797746 gene encoding uncharacterized protein At2g38710, translating into MVSANKEMVVYCFDTLVSYYNNEEVPPPAFDDGQHPLFVTWKKAVNGGEPRLRGCIGTLEARWLVNGFKDYALNSALKDRRFPPILAKELPSLECTVSVLTDYETGDNHLDWEVGKHGIIIEFIDPDNTRRSATYLPEIAAHEGWTKIEAIDSLMRKSGFSGTITESLRKKIKLTRYQSTLCTMQYSDYISYVRATRGAAPSIVGSKPGYH
- the LOC133797748 gene encoding vesicle-associated membrane protein 727, with product MSARGLIYSFVAKGHVVLAEHTSFSGNFSTIAVQCLQKLPSNSSKHTYSCDGYTLNFLIDNAFVFLVVADESAGRSVPFVFLERVKDDFRQRYGTSIKDEGPHPLADDDDDDDLFEDRFSIAYNLDREFGPKLKEHMQYCMEHPEEMSKLSKLKAQITEVKGIMMDNIEKVLDRGERIELLVDKTENLQFQADSFQRQGRQLRRKMWLQNLQMKLMIAGAVIVLIVILWLIACGGFKC